CGCAGTTTAGAAGAACAGATTAAGAATATCAGTTTAGAAACAGAATTTTTTCTACCATTACAAGTAGATATTACCAATGAAACTGAAGTAAAATCAGCAATTGAAAAGGGAATTAGGAAATTCGGACATATAGATGTTATATTAAATAATGCAGGGTATTTTCTGGTTGGAAGTTTAGAGGAAATCAGTGACCTCGAATTTCGAAAAACGATGGATGTAAATGTTTTCGGAATGGTTAATATTATCCGAAACGCGATGCCTTATTTGCGTGGGCAACAATCTGGGCACATTATTAATATTTCATCCAATATGGGGTATATTGGATATGCCAATACCGGAAGTTATAACGCTTCTAAATTTGCTGTGATAGGTCTTTCGGAAGCATTGGCACAAGAAGTAAGGAAATTTGGAATTCATGTTACAGTAATTGCGCCAGGAATGTTTAGAACAAATTTCATGAGTGATAGTACATTAGCTGTAGCTAGCAATCATATTCCTGAATATCATGTTGCTAAACATGTTGCGGTACTAAAAGGATTTGATGGCAATCAACCTGGTGACCCTACAAAGTTAGCAAAAGTTTTGCGCGATTTGACGATGCATGATGAACCTCCATTACATTTGCCACTAGGTACAGATAGCTATGAATCAATATTACTTCACAGATCAAATGAAGCTAAAGAATTAGATGATTGGAAACAGATATCGCTCTCGACAGATTTTTAAATTATTTGTAAATTTACAAATATGAAGAAGAGATTTTCCGTACCGTATATCATCAAATCCATTTCGGAATTGCATCAACTTTTTGCACTTGCAAAACCGGATCATCCTTTAATCAGTGTGATTGATTTTGAAATCCTTAGTTATAAACATAGTGACGTATGGAAGTATTTTGCCAACGATTTTTATTGCATCACTATAAAAAAGGGAAGCAATGGAACGTTGAAATATGGACAAAGAGATTACGATTTTAATGAAGGCATGATGACGTTTACTAAACCGGGCCAAGTATTTTCGGTGAAAGCAGTTAGCGACAATCCTGTTACCGGGTATATGCTCGTTTTTAAATCCGAACTTATACGTCCCTATGCATTGGGTATAAATATCAGTGATTATGGTTTTTTTGATTATCAAATCGCTGAAGCTTTACACCTTTCAGCAAAGGAAGAAAAGATCATTTCTTCACTTTTGAAACAAATGCAGGAAGAACTAAAAGACAATATTGATAATTATAGTCAAGATGTGATCGTTTCACATCTTGACTTACTGCTAAACTATTCGAATCGATTTTATAACCGTCAATTTCTTAGCAGAAAGGCCATTAATAATGATCTGCTAGCCGATATTGAAAAAATCTTAAATAATTATTTCCATTCGGAATCTGGATTAAGTAGTGGATTGCCGACTGTACAATCGATCGCCTCTCAACTTAACATTTCACCAAATTATTTAAGTGATTTACTAAGAAATTCAATTGGTATGAACGCACAACAATATATTCAACAACATTTGATTGAAAAAGCGAAGGAACTTCTGGCTACTTCAAGAATGACGGTTGGTGAGATTGCCATTCAATTAGGGTTTGAATATTCCCAGTCGTTTAGCAAATTATTTAAAAAGGTGACCAATCAGACTCCAGTGGCTTTTCGTCAGTCCTTTAACTGATCAATTTTGTAGAATAGATTTTTT
The window above is part of the Sphingobacterium sp. ML3W genome. Proteins encoded here:
- a CDS encoding SDR family oxidoreductase; the encoded protein is MSKKKVWFISGASKGIGLEVAKTILANGDSVIATSRSLEEQIKNISLETEFFLPLQVDITNETEVKSAIEKGIRKFGHIDVILNNAGYFLVGSLEEISDLEFRKTMDVNVFGMVNIIRNAMPYLRGQQSGHIINISSNMGYIGYANTGSYNASKFAVIGLSEALAQEVRKFGIHVTVIAPGMFRTNFMSDSTLAVASNHIPEYHVAKHVAVLKGFDGNQPGDPTKLAKVLRDLTMHDEPPLHLPLGTDSYESILLHRSNEAKELDDWKQISLSTDF
- a CDS encoding AraC family transcriptional regulator codes for the protein MKKRFSVPYIIKSISELHQLFALAKPDHPLISVIDFEILSYKHSDVWKYFANDFYCITIKKGSNGTLKYGQRDYDFNEGMMTFTKPGQVFSVKAVSDNPVTGYMLVFKSELIRPYALGINISDYGFFDYQIAEALHLSAKEEKIISSLLKQMQEELKDNIDNYSQDVIVSHLDLLLNYSNRFYNRQFLSRKAINNDLLADIEKILNNYFHSESGLSSGLPTVQSIASQLNISPNYLSDLLRNSIGMNAQQYIQQHLIEKAKELLATSRMTVGEIAIQLGFEYSQSFSKLFKKVTNQTPVAFRQSFN